A genomic segment from Biomphalaria glabrata chromosome 16, xgBioGlab47.1, whole genome shotgun sequence encodes:
- the LOC106068782 gene encoding uncharacterized protein LOC106068782 yields the protein MVRRIAVLLCLSILVMTSSCQVQNLVAEVYVVVEDSTVQSYAQQSSPAQTIAEATNSLSNDIDLVITQTNVLLSSLVQYGINIEVRKRKVDILSTNIINTFLLETTYIADSSAAKASFQSWLNLQNAYSTLNYDFAVLWTGFDLYGTSGIFENSITSFAAMCKSTGVSVMEFDPTARDIVATAKIIAYLLSSLNDGITSTYIMAIINAPDDANRWFYSNSSAQSIKEFVALPRASCLLSTNSASVKPAVTYATYTGSLLDPDVICQRSLNDSRSYMCKSLPQIYNNQPPKGNAVCGQIYCRIPKTSICTPAFTSDGMICENQKRCTKGQCSSYPTSSVDPNCLWGDQKTLDFPLIPFSGTCKPFLDTYGAANCYTRPINETCCNTCKTYNSGIPGCEYGDKSSACVLFTQAQVCPIYKNTLCCNYCRNYVGRRSVPEGGYPELTPSPQQNVTEVPVVGDYLQGKRR from the exons ATGGTGAGAAGAATTGCAGTCCTTCTCTGCCTGTCAATCTTGGTGATGACTTCGTCTTGTCAAG taCAAAACTTAGTGGCGGAGGTGTATGTAGTGGTGGAAGACAGCACAGTACAGAG CTACGCCCAGCAATCATCACCTGCCCAGACCATAGCCGAAGCTACAAACAGCCTTAGTAATGACATTGACCTTGTTATAACGCAG ACAAACGTTCTATTGTCGTCTCTAGTTCAATATGGTATCAATATAGAGGTGCGCAAAAGAAAGGTGGACATCTTG AGCACCAACATCATCAACACCTTCCTCCTTGAAACTACCTACATCGCAGACAGCTCAGCGGCAAAGGCGTCTTTTCAAAGCTGGTTGAATCTCCAAAATGCTTACAGTACATTAAATTACGATTTCGCTGTACTGTGGACTGG ATTCGATCTTTACGGGACATCTGGTATTTTTGAAAACA GTATAACAAGCTTTGCGGCAATGTGCAAGTCTACTGGTGTATCAGTAATGGAGTTTGACCCAACTGCTAGAGATATTGTGGCAACAGCTAAAATCATTGCATAttt GCTTTCATCTTTGAATGACGGTATTACGTCTACATACATCATGGCCATTATCAACGCCCCTGACGATGCAAACCGTTGGTTTTATTCTAACAGCTCAGCTCAAAGTATTAAAGAATTCGTAGCGCTACCTCG GGCCAGCTGTCTACTGAGTACAAACAGTGCTTCAGTGAAACCAGCTGTTACTTACGCCACCTACACTGGCAGTCTATTGGACCCTGACGTCATTTGCCAGAGATCTCTCAATGACTCCAGGTCTTACATGTGCAAG AGTTTACCACAGATCTACAACAACCAGCCACCAAAGGGTAATGCCGTGTGTGGTCAAATTTACTGTCGTATCCCTAAAACTAGCATTTGCACGCCCGCGTTCACTTCTGACGGAATGATCTGCGAAAATCAAAAG AGGTGCACTAAAGGCCAGTGTTCTTCATACCCGACGTCATCCGTTGACC CCAACTGTTTATGGGGAGACCAGAAGACCCTTGACTTCCCATTGATTCCCTTCTCTGGCACCTGCAAACCTTTCCTCGACACCTACGGTGCTGCCAACTGCTACACGAGGCCTATTAATGAAACCTGTTGCAACACGTGTAAGACTTACAACAGCGGAATACCTG GCTGTGAGTATGGAGACAAATCTTCAGCATGTGTACTGTTCACCCAGGCTCAAGTGTGCCCCATTTACAAGAATACTTTATGTTGTAACTACTGCAG AAATTACGTTGGGAGGCGTTCTGTACCGGAAGGCGGCTACCCTGAACTCACCCCTAGCCCACAGCAGAACGTCACTGAGGTCCCAGTCGTTGGAGATTACCTTCAAGGCAAAAGACGTTGA